In Labilibaculum sp. DW002, a single window of DNA contains:
- a CDS encoding M13 family metallopeptidase, with protein sequence MNLKQLSGGILSASLALTIMVGCAEKAPKGTDVLKKEDMNLEANPGVDFFEYANGTWMKNTPIPADKSRYGAFDILGEKANEAVHNILEEAAKTENAAEGSNLKKIQDFYATAMDVKKIDEVGIKPLLPEFEKIAAIKNATDLRNELIHLHKMGVSALFGAGVDQDMKNTTVNRMYLSEDGLSLSDRDYYVTDNETSENIRKEFVKHVAKMFELIGDDAKVAEKNASDIMRFETRMAKKFNTLLENRNYPAMYNPKTVENLMDEYPNFDWATYFKEMGADIKEYVITTHPRYMKELNMMFKDEKMADIKLYLKWKVLDDAAGSVGTDLENQNFAFYGTVLTGATEQTPRWRRMSKSTGNVMGEAVGQLYVEKYFPPEAKVRMDELVTNLKVALRGRIEKLEWMSEATRKEALAKLDAFGVKIGYPEKWEDYSKLEVGTESFIENLWNAARFGVKKNFAKLGKPVDTKKWGMTPQTVNAYYHPLLNEVVFPAAILQPPFFYLDGDDAVNYGAIGVVIGHEMTHGFDDSGRRFDKEGNMRDWWTPEDTEKFNARAQKLVDQFNGFQAFEDLHVDGKLTLGENIADYGGLTVALEAYKMALNGEKPADIDGFNNMQRFFLAYSKVWRGNVRDKYLRKLIKEDVHSPGKYRVNGGLFNIPEFYAAFEISPEDPLYRTEEQRAKIW encoded by the coding sequence ATGAATTTAAAACAATTGTCAGGCGGTATTTTAAGCGCAAGTTTGGCGCTTACCATTATGGTGGGATGTGCTGAAAAGGCGCCCAAGGGTACAGATGTACTGAAAAAAGAAGACATGAATCTTGAGGCAAACCCCGGGGTTGATTTCTTTGAATATGCTAATGGAACCTGGATGAAAAACACACCAATTCCGGCTGATAAAAGTCGTTATGGTGCATTTGATATTCTTGGCGAAAAAGCAAACGAAGCAGTTCATAATATCTTAGAAGAAGCTGCAAAAACCGAAAATGCAGCTGAAGGAAGTAACTTAAAAAAGATTCAGGATTTCTATGCAACCGCTATGGATGTAAAGAAAATTGATGAAGTGGGAATTAAACCCCTATTGCCTGAATTTGAAAAAATTGCTGCTATCAAAAATGCTACGGATCTACGTAACGAGTTAATTCATCTTCACAAGATGGGAGTCAGCGCTTTATTTGGTGCCGGCGTTGATCAGGATATGAAAAATACAACGGTTAACCGCATGTATCTTTCTGAAGACGGTTTATCATTGTCCGATCGCGATTACTATGTTACTGACAACGAAACAAGTGAGAACATCCGTAAGGAATTCGTTAAGCACGTTGCCAAAATGTTCGAATTGATTGGTGATGATGCTAAAGTTGCTGAGAAAAATGCAAGTGATATCATGAGATTTGAAACTCGCATGGCTAAAAAGTTCAATACACTTTTAGAGAATAGGAACTACCCTGCGATGTACAACCCTAAAACGGTTGAAAATCTAATGGATGAGTATCCTAATTTCGATTGGGCAACTTATTTCAAGGAGATGGGTGCGGACATTAAAGAGTATGTCATTACAACTCACCCTCGTTATATGAAAGAGTTGAATATGATGTTCAAAGATGAAAAAATGGCCGACATCAAATTGTACCTAAAATGGAAAGTCCTTGATGATGCAGCTGGCTCAGTAGGAACTGATCTGGAAAATCAAAACTTTGCTTTCTATGGAACAGTTTTAACTGGAGCTACTGAACAGACACCTCGTTGGAGACGTATGTCAAAATCAACTGGAAATGTAATGGGTGAAGCAGTTGGACAACTATACGTTGAAAAATATTTCCCACCTGAAGCTAAAGTTAGAATGGACGAGTTAGTTACTAACCTGAAAGTTGCTTTACGCGGGAGAATTGAAAAACTGGAATGGATGAGCGAGGCAACTAGAAAAGAAGCTTTAGCTAAACTTGATGCATTCGGTGTAAAAATTGGATATCCTGAAAAATGGGAAGATTACTCAAAGCTTGAAGTTGGGACCGAGTCTTTCATCGAGAATCTATGGAATGCTGCTCGTTTTGGCGTTAAAAAGAATTTTGCAAAACTAGGAAAACCTGTTGATACTAAGAAGTGGGGTATGACTCCACAAACAGTAAATGCATACTACCATCCTCTTTTGAATGAAGTTGTATTCCCTGCTGCTATTCTTCAGCCTCCTTTCTTCTATTTAGATGGTGATGATGCTGTTAATTATGGTGCAATTGGTGTTGTTATTGGTCACGAAATGACTCATGGGTTTGATGATTCAGGACGTCGTTTTGACAAAGAAGGAAATATGAGAGATTGGTGGACACCTGAAGACACTGAGAAATTCAACGCAAGAGCTCAAAAGTTAGTTGATCAATTTAATGGATTCCAAGCTTTTGAAGACCTACATGTTGATGGTAAATTAACTCTAGGTGAAAACATTGCTGATTATGGTGGATTAACAGTTGCTTTGGAAGCTTATAAAATGGCTTTAAATGGTGAAAAACCTGCCGACATTGATGGCTTCAACAATATGCAACGATTCTTCCTTGCTTATTCAAAAGTTTGGAGAGGAAACGTGAGAGACAAATACTTGAGAAAACTAATCAAGGAAGATGTTCACTCTCCAGGAAAATATCGTGTTAATGGAGGATTATTCAACATTCCTGAGTTTTACGCAGCTTTTGAAATTAGTCCAGAAGATCCTTTGTATCGTACCGAAGAACAAAGAGCTAAAATTTGGTAA
- a CDS encoding DUF3820 family protein, with protein sequence MDNIDKGFMNEELIKLIRMRMPYGKYKGRYLIDIPEPYLVWYRQKGFPAGKLGEMLASMYEIKLNGLEGMLRPLCKKYQ encoded by the coding sequence ATGGATAATATAGATAAGGGTTTCATGAACGAGGAATTAATTAAATTAATTCGAATGAGAATGCCTTACGGAAAATACAAAGGAAGATACCTAATTGATATTCCGGAACCTTACTTGGTTTGGTATCGACAAAAAGGATTTCCAGCTGGTAAATTAGGAGAAATGCTAGCCTCTATGTATGAAATAAAGCTAAATGGATTAGAAGGAATGTTACGACCACTTTGCAAGAAGTATCAGTGA
- the mnmA gene encoding tRNA 2-thiouridine(34) synthase MnmA, with product METKAKVVLGMSGGTDSSVTAMMLVKQGYQVIGVSLWFFGSDYEYDPNEALPDFILDAQKLASTLNIEHHVIDARKEFRDTIIQFFLDEYMAGRTPSPCIQCNPQLKWKLLMDKADELGCEYIATGHYIQIREEANTHYIHKGKDPAKDQSYFLWNLGQNILARTLTPLGKYTKTEVREIAKDFGFAEVAKKKESMGICFMDRMDYRDFLQEMIPDINQKIGKGKVTDPTGKHLGWHDGYPYYTIGQKRGLELEEKTGLMVSRIDAKNNRLILEKKDDLNKMSFKVSDYYFNNIADAQLPNINTIVRGLGRNPQKFSKLTITTDKELEVNLEDAAWAIAPGQPVAFYIGDKLIGGGFAV from the coding sequence ATGGAAACAAAAGCGAAGGTAGTATTGGGAATGAGCGGTGGAACGGATTCATCTGTAACAGCTATGATGCTAGTTAAACAAGGCTATCAGGTAATTGGTGTTTCTCTTTGGTTTTTTGGTTCCGATTACGAATACGATCCAAACGAAGCCCTTCCCGACTTTATTCTTGATGCCCAAAAATTGGCAAGTACTTTAAACATCGAGCATCATGTTATCGATGCACGTAAAGAATTCAGAGATACCATCATCCAGTTTTTCTTAGATGAATACATGGCAGGGCGAACGCCTAGTCCTTGCATTCAGTGTAACCCTCAGCTAAAGTGGAAATTACTAATGGACAAAGCTGATGAACTGGGCTGTGAATACATTGCAACAGGTCATTACATTCAAATTCGTGAAGAAGCGAATACTCATTACATCCACAAAGGAAAAGATCCTGCTAAAGATCAATCTTACTTTCTTTGGAATTTGGGCCAGAATATTTTAGCAAGAACACTTACTCCACTTGGTAAATACACCAAAACAGAAGTAAGAGAAATTGCCAAAGACTTTGGTTTTGCCGAAGTTGCTAAAAAGAAAGAAAGCATGGGCATTTGCTTTATGGATCGAATGGATTATCGTGACTTTTTGCAAGAGATGATTCCTGATATCAATCAAAAAATTGGGAAAGGAAAAGTTACCGATCCTACTGGCAAGCATCTGGGATGGCACGATGGTTATCCTTACTACACCATCGGACAAAAACGAGGTTTGGAACTGGAAGAAAAAACGGGTTTGATGGTTAGCCGTATTGATGCGAAAAACAATAGGTTGATTTTGGAAAAGAAGGATGATCTCAATAAAATGAGTTTCAAGGTTTCCGATTACTACTTTAATAATATTGCTGATGCTCAATTGCCAAACATCAATACAATTGTTCGCGGACTAGGTCGCAATCCTCAAAAATTCAGCAAGCTAACAATCACTACCGACAAAGAGTTGGAAGTTAATTTAGAAGACGCAGCATGGGCAATTGCACCAGGGCAACCCGTTGCATTCTACATTGGCGATAAGCTAATTGGTGGTGGATTTGCAGTCTAA
- a CDS encoding GAF domain-containing protein, protein MNTLEKQNIGKNILCNWQTKVDLLEDLMKVSAVLIMKLHPHELEVFVGSKNEGNPYAIGDRGELNIGSYCDSVVASKAKVKIENAAIDVNWKDKLKYNNGMSCYLGQPIFYPNEDLFGTLCILNQECRVFDDLDQQLVDYFRQSIESDLIIES, encoded by the coding sequence ATGAATACATTAGAAAAACAAAATATAGGAAAGAATATCTTGTGCAATTGGCAAACTAAAGTTGATTTGTTAGAAGATTTAATGAAGGTGTCGGCAGTTTTGATTATGAAGTTGCACCCGCATGAATTAGAGGTTTTTGTAGGTTCTAAAAATGAGGGAAATCCTTATGCTATTGGTGATAGAGGCGAGTTGAATATTGGTTCGTATTGCGATTCTGTTGTTGCTAGCAAAGCCAAGGTGAAAATTGAAAATGCAGCTATAGATGTAAATTGGAAAGATAAATTGAAATACAACAACGGCATGTCTTGTTACCTCGGCCAACCAATTTTTTATCCAAACGAGGATTTATTTGGCACTTTGTGTATTCTAAATCAGGAATGCAGAGTTTTTGATGATTTGGATCAGCAATTGGTCGATTATTTTCGACAAAGTATTGAATCTGATTTAATTATTGAATCCTAG
- a CDS encoding serine hydrolase domain-containing protein: MKAHLLILLVILFSACSHGNNNSDEEIIDEPELYFPSLSTSDWETKSLESLNWDESKLESLYDFLQESDTRAFLVLKDGKIVIEKYWGNTILNTGAFEQNSNWYWASAGKTLTSFLVGIAEQEGLLRINDKTSAYLGENWSDLSLEKENLILIKHQLTMTTGLDYTVSTPDCTDKDCLKYKEDAGSQWFYHNAPYTLLEHVVSSAAGMTYNAFTDETIEAEIGMNGIWRAAGDNNVYWSTARDAARFGLLLLNKGAWEDKPAMLDEDYLNAMIHSSQNLNPSYGYLTWLNGKSSIVLPGLAASFNVPLSEDAPEDLFAAMGKNGQFIDVVPSKGIVVIRMGHAPDNSLVPSVFHNDMWTKLNAVIN, translated from the coding sequence ATGAAAGCACATTTGTTAATTTTACTTGTAATATTGTTCTCAGCTTGTAGCCATGGTAACAATAATTCTGATGAAGAAATTATCGATGAACCAGAATTGTATTTTCCATCTTTAAGCACATCAGATTGGGAAACTAAATCGCTTGAAAGCTTGAATTGGGATGAATCTAAGTTGGAAAGTTTATATGATTTTTTGCAAGAAAGTGACACCAGAGCGTTTCTTGTTTTAAAAGATGGTAAAATTGTCATTGAAAAATATTGGGGCAATACAATATTGAATACTGGAGCATTCGAACAAAATAGTAATTGGTATTGGGCTTCGGCAGGTAAAACACTTACTTCTTTTTTAGTAGGAATTGCAGAGCAAGAAGGCTTGTTAAGGATCAATGATAAAACTTCTGCATACCTGGGAGAGAATTGGTCGGATTTATCTTTGGAGAAAGAAAACCTTATCCTAATAAAACATCAGCTAACAATGACAACAGGTTTGGATTATACCGTATCAACTCCTGATTGTACCGATAAAGATTGTTTGAAATATAAAGAAGATGCAGGGAGTCAGTGGTTTTATCACAATGCACCTTATACATTATTAGAACATGTAGTAAGTTCTGCTGCAGGAATGACTTACAATGCTTTTACAGATGAAACAATAGAAGCTGAAATTGGAATGAATGGGATATGGAGGGCTGCCGGGGATAATAATGTTTATTGGAGCACTGCCAGAGATGCTGCTCGATTTGGCTTATTACTCTTGAATAAAGGGGCTTGGGAAGATAAACCGGCTATGCTTGACGAGGATTATCTTAATGCGATGATCCATTCGTCACAGAACTTAAATCCATCCTATGGATACCTGACTTGGTTGAATGGTAAATCGTCCATTGTATTACCAGGTTTAGCTGCGTCATTTAATGTGCCTCTTTCCGAGGATGCTCCTGAAGATTTATTCGCAGCTATGGGAAAGAATGGTCAATTTATTGATGTCGTTCCTAGTAAAGGAATAGTTGTAATTCGAATGGGTCATGCACCAGATAATTCTCTAGTACCTTCTGTATTCCATAACGATATGTGGACAAAATTAAATGCAGTGATAAACTAA